CGAATGCTTTACAGCTTTATTGCCCTGTTGATTGCGGCCTCCAGGCGCTCCACGGCGCGTCCAGCAGCTCGGTCACAGAGGCCCCCTCTGTGTCACCCCTGGACAGAGACCCCATTTCTGTCCTTGACCAAAACAGCCcaccattcatttttaattaggggtggaggtgggggtgaggggagggtgGAGCAGACTAGCCGCTGGCCTGCTCCTTCTAAACAGGAGGGCCTTTTGGGTCCTGATAACCTTGGCCTTCCTCACCCAGCGGCCAATAACAGATAAACAACAACGGTGAATAGTCCGTATTTCACAGCCGGAATAGAGCACAGATTTATTCCTGAGTTCTGGTTGGCGTGTTTATTTCTCATCTAACAATACCTTCGGTGTGTAcgaggaaaaaacaacacagcacacACCTGCATGCCTTGTAAAAAGTTCATTGAAGCAAGGCGTGTTCGGATGTGTGAGCTCAGTGCGTTTGCACGGCGAATGTATTTGTGGGAGGTATCGAGAGCTGCAATGAAGGCAGAGCGCTTGATCTCAGtagacagcagaggaggagcattGATTTATTCATACTTGTTGGTATTTATTGCCCTCGCGTGCATATTGAATGCTTCATGAAAGCAGCTGCATGTCACGGACCCCTGACGTACGAAATGAAGAATCACCAATCAATTTAATTCCTTTGTTGGATTAAAATGGGCAGAAGATTTTGATAAGCCTCCATTCAACATTGATCCAAGACTGCCAGCAATTGTTTGTACACTTTGGAGCATTCAACCTCTAATTGCCTGTTATGTCCGGTTGGGCGGCATTGCTGCGGCCATGTTGTGGGGTAAGAAGGGGCAGGATGTGGACATCCAGTCCATCTTTCTTTCATCCATTCAGCCGGTTGgctttattaaaatatatatatttatttatttatttatctttgaaAAGACTTGATTAAATTGCTGAAGTAGTTGGAGGCTTAAGTGCGAAAGAAGATTGAACTAAATTTAAAAATACTGAAGTAGAACCATTTCCCGCAGCAACAATTTCACCCCACTTATTTTATCTAATTAGATTAGACAGTGTCTTTGTCCTAATGACGTTCTGAGCTGATTCACACATTGTTTAGACTAGAAACCGCTGCGggaccctttttttaaaagtcgcTTTTTGCATTCCCAAGCAGGCGGCAGAATGAAGGCTGGAAAGGCTGACGTATTTGGGCCACAAAGTTCAGCCTTGAAATGGCACCAGTGCATTGCACTGAGTTTGTATGGTGGAGGTGGAATAATCGGGTTTAGTCTActgttcttctgtttgttcCGCAGGGCACAATGTGAATTATTAATGTAGCCTCTGAATAGAAATGCCAGTAAACAACTCACGGAAACGCCTGTATTTTTGGGAATAATGGGAAAGTTGCATGTAAGTGTTAAAAGGTGTAGCCTGTGCAAATAGGTGAGACCCTTTTAGACTGCAGAGAATATTTCAAAATCAGATATAATACATTTAAGTGGTCCAGATTTCCCCAGCAGCTCAGAGTGTGTTAATCCCTCAGCTGATCCCTGCATGAGCTTCCCTGAAGCCACATGTCTGCCTCTATAAAGATGTTGCGACAATACATAATTCTGCACGTCATCTTGTCTCCAGACTCGTTGACCTTTGATGTGGAGGAAAGTAAACCGTAATTACGGACTCTCTGCAAGCCGCTCCCAGGACGCAGCCAATTACAGCTACTGAAGTCAGCCATATGTGGAAGGCACAGAGACGGGAGACAACCTGATTGTGCTAATCACGTGTACCTTCTCTGCCTAATTTAGAGATACAACGGGAAGCTCGGAGGCTTTTGTTCCCGGCATGTGCATTGCTGGGCTTATTATGTGATCTCAGAGGCCGTTGACGCCCCCGTGTACCTACTCAGCCGTGTGTTGGCGATGAGCAGAGCGCTTTCACCCAGAAAGGTTTTAGGGTAACGGTGCGAGGTATTGGAAGTGTTCACGAAATAAACGTTCAACCTGAATGTTGGGCTTGATTATTAAAGTGGAAATGACTTATTCTCAAGGGGAGATTGGAATCTTCATCAAAAACACCAAAGCCAGCTTTATGCTTGGACCAAAGTGGTGAAGAGGCCAACTGACTGGCAAACTGTCTACGCCAACACCAAAGAAAGTCACATTTGTCTTTCTCATGGCTATATTCCTATTTTAGAgattaagattttttttccaatgaatAACATATGCGTGTTTCCCAGAAAAGCATAATTCTGCAACAGTCCCTTCTCTCACAGTACTTATTAGTTTCTTTTGTTGCCAGTTGTCCGAGGTGGGGACTTTTCCCACCCTGGGGGGCGACACAATCAATGCTCCCTCAAGATTAACTATCACAGCCTGATTATGTTACACCCCCCCATCATGTGTTACTATGGTGTCATCCATAATTAAATCCAACAACAGTTTTCTCTTGGACATTTAAACATATGGCGAAGGATCCccacccatcacacacacaagcccccccgctcctcctccccctttggCCTCCCATCCTCACTCAGCCGGCTGACTCTCACCGTCCCTCTCACTTGCAATCTGCCTTCTTGCTCCTCTCATTGTTGGTCCGTTTACGCatgagtgacccccccccccctccaggcccACCAgccttcccctccctccgccaACGTTTGGGAATTACAGTCTAGACGGCcaacgctgattggctgtcACGCCGAGCGCTGTCCCCCCATTGGAGAGCGATACATATAGAGTCCGCCAGACAGATCCGTTTGAAAGGTGAGAGACGGTGACGAGCTGGCAGAGGTGTCGACCAACAGGGGGACAGACAGGGATACTTATTACTCTGTGGCTCTATAGAAGGTAAGGGTCCGGTTCCAATTCTAAAGATGTGATAGAAtaacttcattttcaggtgacatttcatgttttttttcccgttctCATAATAGAGGCCTGTTTAGTGTGTAATACACTGCATTCATGTTTAGTTATCTGTGTCGTTGCGGTTTAACGGACAGATCTTGACAGGCGGGTCGGTATGAAGGGAAAAGAAGCGTCGATCACACAACCAGTTCCCACAGACTGCAGCACGTTTTCAAAATTCCTGGCATGCTTCCTCTCACCTTCCCACAGacgttttattcattcaaagaAAGGAGGCCTCAACGGAGGGATTTAGTCCTCAATCAGTTGCTTCATTGGAAAATGTGAGCATGTTTTTAGAGGGAGATAAACCCGCTGTTGTGTCAAGAGAACAACTGAAAAGGTCTGGGTCAAACGGGTTCGAGACTACAAGTTGAGACACGGGTCAGGATGCGGCCCGTGGGCGTTCTGTCTGCCCTCAGGACAAACGGTTAGTCTAGGATCACATGACATGGGCCCTTGAACAGATGAGagcagagcggagaggaggaggaggaggatgaaagcAGAGCGTATCACTGCTGCACAGAAGGAAGCACGAGTGGTGACAAAGAGCCCAGAGCAAAGAGCAAATATGGATTAAAGTAAGTGGATGGGAAATGGAGATAGAAAAATGAGTCAAATAGAGAAAAGGGTGgatggcttgtctgtttcacgGCTCTCATGGGTTGGATCCAGTCTCATGCTGAGGCCATATGGGACGCTGGACCGTCATCCCAAACTAGGTCACATAACCCATGACTAAACAAGGTGCCCAGCCTGAACAGACACTCAGGCAAACCGCAAGACTGTGTTTTCCCATGAAGACATGAATGTAATGCTTTTAATAATGCCAGTTGAAGGTATGTAATTGTGCAGCCGCTGacaaaaatgatgaaaagaagGGGGGGCAGCGAATGAACCTCCGGTGTGTCCTGAGGAGCGAAAGGAAGGAGTTGACGACCTCGACAAGGTCTTTTAAATTAAAGTGTATTTAcatttcttctttgtctctcatcatgtcttcttctctccgtctccctgcagCTGTGTATGAAAGAAGCCGGAGATGGCCTCCACGCTCAGATGAATTCAATGATGGGAGCCCTCCAGGAACTCAAGCTCCTTCAGGTTCAGACAGCGCTGGAAAACCTCGACGTTTCAGGTCGGCCCGTCAACCGAGGACTCGCACGTCCGGCTCCTCCCGCAGCGTCGGCCCCAGCGGCTTCCACCTCGTTCGAGGGTCAAGGGTCCTGCTTTGGACAGAGCGAGGGGCTCAGCCCGAGCCCGATGCAGAGCGCCAGCCCGTCTCTGCAGAGCAGAAACGCCTTCTGCCGAGGTGACAGGACCCTCCCCCGGAACAGAAGCAGCGTGGGAACCTCGTCTTCCTCGGCGTCCAGCCTCGAAAGTGAGAGCGAGGGACATGGAAGCGAGAATGACCTCGAGTCTATACCCAAGAGGTGGTCGGGCTACTCCGCACCGCAGGTGGATTTCTATGGGCCGACGGTGGGAAACCCTCCGACGGAGCCCTGCGCTCAGCCGCAGGCCCCCCGTCGGGCTCAGGCAGCGGACCTGCCGGGGATCCTGTACAGCCTCTCCAGAGAAGGCCCTTCGTTGGACAGCGACTACTCCCGGGACAGCGCGGACGACGCCGGCGACTGGACTTCGTCGCTCATGAGCCGCGTCCGCAACCGCCAACCTTTGGTGCTGGGCGACAACGTCTTCGCCGACCTGGTGGGCAACTGGCTGGACCTGCCCGaagtggagagggaggagggcggagaAGAGGAGGCGAGGAAGAGAATAGAGGACGGAGGGGCCGACCGACCGGACACCCCGGCTCACCCTCTCCGCCTCAGCCGCTCGCAGGAGATCTGCAAGAAGTTCTCCTTAACCACAAACATCTTCAAGAAGTTCCTGCGCGGCGTCCGACCCGACAGGGACAAGCTGCTCAAGGAGAGGCCCGGCTGGATGGCTCCCGAGCTGCCGGAGGGAGACCTCCTCAAGAGGCCAAAGAAAGGGGCTCCCAAAAGTTCGAAAGGCAGCTTCTACCTGCCCTTCTGGGCAAGCGGACAGCAGGGCAAAGGCAGGTCGTGTTCCCATCtagcagaagaagagaagaaccaGCAGCACCACTTCCCCCAGTTCCACCAGCAGCCGTTTGCTGGGATGTATTTGGACAGGAGACAGCCAGAGACGGGTTTGGAGAAAATGCAGCCCTTGTTTGACTACAACACAGCTGTGTGGGTCTGACAGCCAACAGACTGCCAGTGATGCCAAACGGAGTGAGTGACAGGTGCAGGTGGGCTGTGGGGCTTTactggaggcgggggggggggggttgaatggtTGAATGAAAGACAGACTTGGATACAGTTATCTTCTAAAAATGAACCGATGAACTTCGGAACCCACAACGAGATGCTCAAGGCAAGATGTTGTCTGACAATCCTAAAAACCTAAATCTTGTCTGgtgcgtgtgtctgcgtcgGTGAGTGTGTGCTGGAGAGTTAGTTTagagacattttttaaagactTATGCTGCAAGTTTTGTATTATTCACCTTTCAtctttgacgtgtgtgtgtgtgtgtgtgtgtgtgtgtgtgtgtgtgtgtgtgtgtgtgtgtgtgtgtgtgtgtgtgtgtgtgtgtgtgtgtgactggtttCTACGGATGTCCCAAAAGACCGTACATCTCTCACAGAATGTCTCCATCATTACAGATCTTTATAAATAATCCACAGACATTTCACAGCTATGCTGCACGACTCCACGTCTCACTTCTTTGCATCCATGAATAGAAACACCAACTGTTGGATTGCATGGTTGAAGTTTTTATACGCGACGCTACAAACAGCCGTTACTGAACGCACTGCCACCGAACACAGTCGCAAGCTCGCTTCTGTTTCCAGATGTGGAAATTCAGGTTTAACTGAATCCGGTCTCACCCACCTTGCTCAGGGAAGGAGCCGCTCATTCAAATGGGTTTCAAAGAAGCCTCTCAGACGCCACAGCAATACCGTGCATGTCTAGTTCAAGAGATTGCACATTCAACTATGCGATTTCTCAGTAATCAGCGATGTTTGGCCTGTGGTGAGGTTAGAAAGTGCTGGTTTCTCTTCTCTGCCATGCCAGACGTGGCACATGTTGGGTCAACTGTGGGCCCacacagagacggggggggggtaaagatgGCAGAGCCAGAGTGGCCATCTGGTCGTTATGTAAAGCTTCCTCGCCGCAGCCTAAACATCCAAAAACCGGCTCGTCCAATCTCAAAGCTTTGAGCATGAGCTGATTTATCACAGTGATGTGAAATACTGCGTGAGTGCATGTACAGTACACAGCGAAGACATCACCGTAACAGGGATGAGCCATCTTAGTCAGACAGGATTGATGTACAGAGCGTTGTGCATGTTTTTCATTCACCAAACAGCAGCAATAACTTAACATTTCATCCGACGTCAAATCGCATGATTTTGATAATTCTGCATAAATAATTCTGTCACAGAAACAttgaaaccaacaacaacaccgtGTATGTATTTAAACAACAAACTATCATCATCATAATTAACAGTTGCagtgttggtttgttttacttcatgCAGCATAATAACAAtagaacataaataaataattagcaTCAGGATTCCCTCAGGACGCGGCACTGCCAGCTCAAACTCCAAAATGCTTTGTTTCTATAGAGGACCACTGTTATGCAAAGACAATCTGACACGTTAACTTGTTGCCATTATGAAAGACAAGCGGTTCATTTCACTAAACTTCGTTCTAACTGGGATCCCAGACCAATCAACAGCCAGCAGGGATTAGGCCTTAGGTCTTTGAGTGTCTTGGCGAGTCGATCCATATGGTGTTGTCTCAGTATTCAGGTCAATACAAACTGTACATTTatggtcaaacacacacacacacacacacgcaggcagaaGTTTCTGCTGAGTTTCATACATTATGTGTATGTAGATGTTTCATTGATTTCTTCCTATTTACAGTTGTCTTAAGTGTAATTTTTCTGCACTGTTGATATTCTTTAACGGGGTTCTGCGAACCTTCAGTAGTGATTCTGTGTCACGTGCACTGTGAAACTGTCAGTGACTCtttgtaaattaaatatgttttcatgAAGAAATGCTGCTCCGTGTCTTGACTTTTGTGTATTAAATAGAGTCTTTTATTGCTGATCTCCGGAGATGAGCCAAGCAATCTTCTTCCTGAGATAACTTATCAGATATCAGCATCTTCTCAGCAGATTTGGCTtttagctatttatttttttccttcagtaAAGTGCAGCTGCATCACTAACAGGTTCACCGAGGCCAAAAGCCAGTGAGTCACTCACTGCCTCGGCATCAAGGCTGCCGCAAATTGATTCTAAATCTGTACAAGAACTCCAGAAGGCtcttcaataaataaacaaccgcAACATGAACCGTGCAGCCCGGCAGTTTATCAGCGGCTCTCCGTGACACTAAACCTCTCAGGTGCTTTCTGTGAGACGCACATCAGTCAGTTCATCTCTGAGTCCCCGAGCACTTTGCGAGTGCATTTAATTACATCGCCCCCATTGAAGTTTGCAGGGTTTGAAGAAACTGTTGCTGATGTAACAAAGTAAAGTGCGATTAATCATTAATAGAGTCATCAATTAGTACATTAAATACTTCTATTAGATTCGGTCAGCTATCAAGCAAAACTGGCAAAAACTTTCCCAAGTTCCAACTAAACAGGCAAATAAATGATCTTTTTCAATCTTCTCTGTGTTGGCAAACAACAATAATCATGTTAAGTGTTAAGTGATAGTCAGCCCAAATGCAACAAAGAGCCAGAACTATCACCTTATATTCCCCAACCTTCAGTAAGGGAAGTGAACATTTTTCCCACAGTAAAAATACAGATTATCCTCCCTCTTAACTGCTGCCAAATGTGTTCGGATCAATATTCTCTCACCTTTAACACCCTCTCACAGGAACACATTAAAACTTTACATTCAACGGGCAGGTCGCTGAGCGTTGCCCATAAAAGAGTGTAAaagagtgtatgtgtgtgtgtgtgtgtgtgtgtgtgtgtgtgtgtgtgtgtgtgtgtgtgtgtgtgtgtgtaacaacagCTGCAGATTTAGTCGCTTCTCTTC
The Gasterosteus aculeatus chromosome 17, fGasAcu3.hap1.1, whole genome shotgun sequence DNA segment above includes these coding regions:
- the inka2 gene encoding PAK4-inhibitor INKA2 isoform X1, with the translated sequence MEQRLSKPECKNMDACLRRLKQELLCMKEAGDGLHAQMNSMMGALQELKLLQVQTALENLDVSGRPVNRGLARPAPPAASAPAASTSFEGQGSCFGQSEGLSPSPMQSASPSLQSRNAFCRGDRTLPRNRSSVGTSSSSASSLESESEGHGSENDLESIPKRWSGYSAPQVDFYGPTVGNPPTEPCAQPQAPRRAQAADLPGILYSLSREGPSLDSDYSRDSADDAGDWTSSLMSRVRNRQPLVLGDNVFADLVGNWLDLPEVEREEGGEEEARKRIEDGGADRPDTPAHPLRLSRSQEICKKFSLTTNIFKKFLRGVRPDRDKLLKERPGWMAPELPEGDLLKRPKKGAPKSSKGSFYLPFWASGQQGKGRSCSHLAEEEKNQQHHFPQFHQQPFAGMYLDRRQPETGLEKMQPLFDYNTAVWV
- the inka2 gene encoding PAK4-inhibitor INKA2 isoform X2 yields the protein MKEAGDGLHAQMNSMMGALQELKLLQVQTALENLDVSGRPVNRGLARPAPPAASAPAASTSFEGQGSCFGQSEGLSPSPMQSASPSLQSRNAFCRGDRTLPRNRSSVGTSSSSASSLESESEGHGSENDLESIPKRWSGYSAPQVDFYGPTVGNPPTEPCAQPQAPRRAQAADLPGILYSLSREGPSLDSDYSRDSADDAGDWTSSLMSRVRNRQPLVLGDNVFADLVGNWLDLPEVEREEGGEEEARKRIEDGGADRPDTPAHPLRLSRSQEICKKFSLTTNIFKKFLRGVRPDRDKLLKERPGWMAPELPEGDLLKRPKKGAPKSSKGSFYLPFWASGQQGKGRSCSHLAEEEKNQQHHFPQFHQQPFAGMYLDRRQPETGLEKMQPLFDYNTAVWV